Proteins from one Capricornis sumatraensis isolate serow.1 chromosome 2, serow.2, whole genome shotgun sequence genomic window:
- the CTH gene encoding cystathionine gamma-lyase isoform X2, which yields MQEKEASPHGFLPRFQHFATQAIHVGQEPEQWTSQAVVPPISLSTTFKQGAPGQHSGFEYSRSGNPTRNCLEKAVAALDGAKYSLAFASGLAATVTITHLLKAGDQIICMDDVYGGTNRYFRQVATEFGLKISFVDCSKTKLLEAAITPETKLVWIETPTNPSLKMIDIEACAHTVHKHGDIILVVDNTFMSAYFQRPLSLGADICMYSATKYMNGHSDVVMGLVSLNSESLHNRLRFLQNSLGAVPSPIDCYLCSRGLKTLQIRMEKHFENGMAVAQFLESNPQVEKVIYPGLPSHPQYELAKRQCTGCPGMITFYIKGSLQHAETFLKNLKLFTLAESLGGYESLAELPAIMTHASVPKSDREVLGISDTLIRLSVGLEDKQDLLDDLDQALKAAHSPNASSN from the exons ATGCAGGAAAAAGAAGCCTCCCCACACGGATTCTTGCCTAGGTTCCAGCATTTCGCCACGCAGGCCATCCACGTGGGCCAAGAACCGGAGCAATGGACCTCCCAGGCTGTAGTGCCCCCCATCTCGCTGTCCACCACGTTCAAGCAAGGGGCTCCTGGCCAGCACTCG GGTTTTGAGTATAGCCGTTCTGGAAATCCCACCCGGAATTGCTTGGAAAAAGCAGTGGCGGCACTGGATGGGGCTAAGTACA GTTTGGCTTTTGCTTCAGGTTTAGCAGCCACTGTGACCATTACCCATCTCTTAAAAGCAGGAGACCAAATTATTTGTATGGATGATGTGTATGGAG GTACAAACAGGTACTTCAGGCAGGTGGCAACTGAATTTGGATTAAAGATTTCTTTTGTTGATTGTTCCAAAACCAAATTGCTAGAGGCAGCTATTACACCAGAAACCAAG CTTGTTTGGATTGAAACCCCCACAAACCCTAGCTTGAAGATGATTGACATTGAAGCTTGTGCACATACGGTCCATAAACATGGAGACATCATTTTGGTCGTGGATAACACTTTTATGTCAGCATATTTCCAG cGGCCTTTGTCTCTGGGAGCTGATATTTGTATGTATTCGGCAACAAAATACATGAATG gcCACAGTGATGTTGTAATGGGCTTAGTGTCGCTCAATTCTGAGAGCCTTCATAATAGGCTCCGTTTCTTGCAAAACT CTCTTGGAGCAGTTCCATCTCCTATTGACTGTTACCTCTGCAGTCGCGGTCTGAAGACTCTACAAATCCGCATGGAGAAGCATTTTGAAAATGGAATGGCAGTTGCTCAGTTTTTGGAGTCGAATCCTCAGGTGGAAAAGGTTATTTATCCTG ggctgccttctcatcCTCAATATGAGCTGGCCAAGCGTCAGTGCACAGGTTGCCCCGGGATGATCACCTTTTATATCAAGGGCTCTCTTCAACATGCTGAAACTTTCCTCAAGAATCTAAAG tTATTTACTCTGGCTGAGAGCTTGGGAGGATACGAAAGTCTTGCTGAGCTTCC GGCAATCATGACCCACGCATCAGTGCCTAAGAGCGACAGAGAAGTCCTTGGTATTAGTGACACACTTATTCGACTCTCAGTGGGCCTAGAGGATAAACAAGACTTACTGGATGATCTAGATCAAGCTTTGAAGGCAGCG CACTCTCCAAATGCAAGTTCCAACTAG
- the CTH gene encoding cystathionine gamma-lyase isoform X1: MQEKEASPHGFLPRFQHFATQAIHVGQEPEQWTSQAVVPPISLSTTFKQGAPGQHSGFEYSRSGNPTRNCLEKAVAALDGAKYSLAFASGLAATVTITHLLKAGDQIICMDDVYGGTNRYFRQVATEFGLKISFVDCSKTKLLEAAITPETKLVWIETPTNPSLKMIDIEACAHTVHKHGDIILVVDNTFMSAYFQRPLSLGADICMYSATKYMNGHSDVVMGLVSLNSESLHNRLRFLQNSLGAVPSPIDCYLCSRGLKTLQIRMEKHFENGMAVAQFLESNPQVEKVIYPGLPSHPQYELAKRQCTGCPGMITFYIKGSLQHAETFLKNLKLFTLAESLGGYESLAELPAIMTHASVPKSDREVLGISDTLIRLSVGLEDKQDLLDDLDQALKAAVSFVLVCVCVCACMCVLNLEGEGEVTMFIGWPHCSL; encoded by the exons ATGCAGGAAAAAGAAGCCTCCCCACACGGATTCTTGCCTAGGTTCCAGCATTTCGCCACGCAGGCCATCCACGTGGGCCAAGAACCGGAGCAATGGACCTCCCAGGCTGTAGTGCCCCCCATCTCGCTGTCCACCACGTTCAAGCAAGGGGCTCCTGGCCAGCACTCG GGTTTTGAGTATAGCCGTTCTGGAAATCCCACCCGGAATTGCTTGGAAAAAGCAGTGGCGGCACTGGATGGGGCTAAGTACA GTTTGGCTTTTGCTTCAGGTTTAGCAGCCACTGTGACCATTACCCATCTCTTAAAAGCAGGAGACCAAATTATTTGTATGGATGATGTGTATGGAG GTACAAACAGGTACTTCAGGCAGGTGGCAACTGAATTTGGATTAAAGATTTCTTTTGTTGATTGTTCCAAAACCAAATTGCTAGAGGCAGCTATTACACCAGAAACCAAG CTTGTTTGGATTGAAACCCCCACAAACCCTAGCTTGAAGATGATTGACATTGAAGCTTGTGCACATACGGTCCATAAACATGGAGACATCATTTTGGTCGTGGATAACACTTTTATGTCAGCATATTTCCAG cGGCCTTTGTCTCTGGGAGCTGATATTTGTATGTATTCGGCAACAAAATACATGAATG gcCACAGTGATGTTGTAATGGGCTTAGTGTCGCTCAATTCTGAGAGCCTTCATAATAGGCTCCGTTTCTTGCAAAACT CTCTTGGAGCAGTTCCATCTCCTATTGACTGTTACCTCTGCAGTCGCGGTCTGAAGACTCTACAAATCCGCATGGAGAAGCATTTTGAAAATGGAATGGCAGTTGCTCAGTTTTTGGAGTCGAATCCTCAGGTGGAAAAGGTTATTTATCCTG ggctgccttctcatcCTCAATATGAGCTGGCCAAGCGTCAGTGCACAGGTTGCCCCGGGATGATCACCTTTTATATCAAGGGCTCTCTTCAACATGCTGAAACTTTCCTCAAGAATCTAAAG tTATTTACTCTGGCTGAGAGCTTGGGAGGATACGAAAGTCTTGCTGAGCTTCC GGCAATCATGACCCACGCATCAGTGCCTAAGAGCGACAGAGAAGTCCTTGGTATTAGTGACACACTTATTCGACTCTCAGTGGGCCTAGAGGATAAACAAGACTTACTGGATGATCTAGATCAAGCTTTGAAGGCAGCGGTAAGTTTTGttttagtatgtgtgtgtgtgtgtgcatgcatgtgtgtgcttaatCTTGAGGGTGAGGGGGAAGTCACTATGTTTATAGGGTGGCCTCACTGTTCTCTGTaa